In the Argonema galeatum A003/A1 genome, one interval contains:
- a CDS encoding BrnT family toxin yields MKVDFYDPDHSYDEHRYIIIGESSQGRLLLVSYTERGNAIRLISAREVTRAERKAYEGG; encoded by the coding sequence ATGAAAGTCGATTTTTACGATCCTGACCATTCCTACGATGAGCATCGCTACATTATTATTGGAGAGTCAAGTCAAGGTCGATTATTACTTGTGTCCTACACAGAACGAGGTAACGCTATTCGGCTGATTAGCGCTAGAGAAGTAACACGGGCAGAACGAAAAGCTTATGAAGGGGGATGA
- a CDS encoding addiction module protein, protein MTLEQLEAEVLALPKDSQAALLARLLAYLGQTDEIDQEIASVWVREAQLRDRAMDEDRVTGIPAEQVFQKLRESLQ, encoded by the coding sequence ATGACACTCGAACAGCTTGAAGCAGAAGTTCTGGCGCTGCCGAAGGACTCTCAGGCAGCACTGCTAGCTCGACTTCTTGCATACTTAGGTCAAACCGATGAAATTGACCAAGAAATTGCAAGTGTATGGGTTCGGGAAGCCCAATTACGCGATCGAGCAATGGACGAAGATAGAGTTACTGGCATTCCGGCAGAGCAAGTGTTTCAGAAACTTCGCGAGTCTTTGCAATGA